The following proteins are encoded in a genomic region of Candidatus Nitrospira nitrificans:
- a CDS encoding FliO/MopB family protein, producing the protein MIDLWESLFRTVSALAIVLVLMGIVAVTVRRVMGQRLGMAGGRPLVRLLASGYIAPRKTIALVSVAGEYLIVGTTATDLVPLGRINDSAELRELLALTSEKVSGETPPVSQERFGSWARRVLPDAWHRHKGLHDQ; encoded by the coding sequence GTGATCGATCTGTGGGAAAGCTTGTTCCGCACCGTCTCGGCCCTGGCCATTGTGCTGGTGCTGATGGGGATTGTCGCAGTGACCGTTCGGCGAGTGATGGGGCAACGACTGGGGATGGCCGGCGGGCGCCCGCTCGTTCGACTCTTGGCCAGCGGCTATATCGCTCCGCGCAAGACCATCGCTCTGGTGTCGGTTGCGGGCGAGTATTTGATCGTGGGGACGACGGCGACCGATCTTGTTCCCCTGGGACGCATCAACGATTCAGCCGAATTGCGGGAATTACTCGCCCTCACCAGCGAGAAAGTCTCCGGTGAGACCCCGCCGGTGTCCCAGGAACGGTTCGGCTCCTGGGCGCGGCGGGTATTGCCCGACGCGTGGCATCGCCATAAGGGACTTCATGATCAATAG
- the fliN gene encoding flagellar motor switch protein FliN, giving the protein MAESDSATRADSQTTDHQSPPTASFPSVQSTVTDGAPKNIDFLLDIPMSITVYVGSTKMAIRDLLQLAQGSVIELDKLAGEPMEVMVNNKLVARGEVVVVNEKFGIRLTDVVSAAERVQQLR; this is encoded by the coding sequence ATGGCTGAGTCAGATTCCGCAACCCGTGCCGATTCACAGACGACCGATCACCAGTCTCCGCCGACGGCTTCATTCCCGTCGGTCCAGAGCACGGTGACGGACGGCGCTCCGAAAAATATCGACTTTCTCCTGGATATCCCGATGAGCATCACGGTGTACGTCGGATCCACGAAGATGGCCATCCGGGATCTCTTGCAACTGGCGCAAGGCTCCGTCATCGAGCTGGATAAACTCGCGGGGGAACCGATGGAAGTGATGGTGAACAACAAGCTGGTCGCGCGCGGCGAAGTCGTGGTCGTCAATGAAAAATTCGGCATTCGCCTGACGGATGTCGTCAGCGCGGCGGAGCGTGTCCAGCAGTTACGGTGA
- the fliM gene encoding flagellar motor switch protein FliM, which yields MEKILSQDEIDALLKGVVSGDVDTTPKDTAQEATGVKGYDLFNQERIIRGRMPTMEMINDRFIRRQSVVWTSMFREAVDFAVVGTQVIKFGEFLKKVPMPSSLNVFHMAPLRGSALFVMDAFLVYLIVDYFFGGKGQTHVKPEGRDFTPVQLRIIKKLLLHSLVDLEKAWHAVVPINVEYVRSESNPQFAMVVTSSEIVVVVTLQVILGETARELYIVYPYSMLEPIKEKLYSGLVSDQVDQNGEWIQRFRERLHDCPLPIAVRLGTATVTVKDVMNFAPGDVILLDQHPGDPLDCYIEGHHKFQGSPGVYKGNHACRVTKVVSSS from the coding sequence ATGGAAAAAATTCTCTCGCAGGACGAGATCGATGCGCTCTTGAAGGGCGTCGTCTCCGGTGATGTGGACACGACTCCGAAGGACACGGCCCAGGAAGCCACGGGTGTCAAGGGGTACGATCTGTTCAATCAGGAACGAATCATCCGCGGGCGGATGCCGACCATGGAAATGATCAACGACCGATTCATTCGCCGCCAATCGGTCGTCTGGACCAGCATGTTTCGGGAGGCTGTCGATTTTGCCGTCGTCGGGACGCAAGTAATCAAGTTCGGGGAGTTCTTGAAAAAGGTTCCGATGCCGTCATCGTTGAACGTGTTTCATATGGCGCCGTTACGGGGCAGCGCGCTCTTCGTGATGGACGCGTTCCTGGTGTACCTGATCGTGGACTATTTTTTCGGGGGCAAAGGGCAAACCCACGTGAAGCCCGAGGGGCGGGACTTCACGCCCGTCCAACTGCGGATCATCAAGAAGCTGTTGCTCCACTCGCTTGTCGATCTGGAAAAGGCGTGGCATGCCGTCGTGCCGATCAATGTGGAGTATGTGCGGTCTGAGAGCAACCCGCAGTTCGCGATGGTGGTGACCTCATCCGAAATCGTCGTCGTCGTCACCTTGCAGGTCATCTTGGGGGAAACGGCCAGGGAGCTGTACATCGTGTATCCCTACAGCATGCTCGAGCCGATCAAAGAAAAACTTTATTCAGGTCTCGTCTCCGATCAGGTCGATCAAAACGGCGAGTGGATCCAGCGATTCCGAGAGCGACTCCACGACTGTCCGCTTCCGATCGCGGTGAGGCTGGGCACCGCCACGGTGACGGTGAAGGACGTGATGAATTTTGCGCCGGGCGATGTGATCCTGCTCGATCAGCATCCGGGAGATCCGCTTGACTGCTATATCGAGGGCCATCACAAATTTCAGGGGAGTCCTGGAGTGTACAAGGGGAATCACGCGTGCCGCGTGACCAAAGTGGTGAGCTCGTCATGA
- a CDS encoding flagellar basal body-associated FliL family protein: protein MADAAAGDEKAPVVAPAPAFPIKLLIIVSVVALLFGVGGAFVAVKFLGGASKGAESSEEQKAEAEVKTESKSETGGKHGQAASPGAMFDLDPFIVNLADTPDVRYLKLTLKLEADSEAVSAELSAHIPQIRDAVLVLLSSKDVNAVRTTQGKFQLRDEITQRINGLLKKPGVRSAYFTEFVVQ from the coding sequence ATGGCAGATGCAGCCGCAGGTGACGAAAAAGCTCCCGTCGTAGCTCCCGCTCCGGCGTTCCCCATTAAACTGCTCATTATTGTATCGGTTGTTGCCTTGCTATTCGGCGTCGGCGGAGCGTTTGTGGCGGTCAAATTCCTGGGAGGAGCCAGTAAAGGGGCTGAGAGCTCAGAGGAACAGAAAGCCGAAGCCGAGGTCAAAACCGAATCGAAAAGCGAGACCGGCGGCAAACATGGTCAGGCCGCTTCGCCCGGCGCCATGTTCGATTTGGATCCCTTCATCGTCAATCTCGCGGACACGCCGGACGTTCGGTATTTGAAGCTGACCCTCAAACTCGAGGCGGACAGCGAAGCGGTCTCCGCGGAGCTGTCGGCGCACATCCCTCAGATACGGGATGCGGTCCTGGTCTTGCTCAGCAGCAAAGACGTCAATGCGGTGAGGACGACGCAGGGGAAATTCCAGTTACGTGATGAAATCACGCAGCGCATCAACGGCCTCTTAAAGAAACCAGGCGTCCGGTCGGCGTATTTCACCGAATTCGTCGTTCAGTAG
- a CDS encoding flagellar hook protein FlgE: MGILSSLFAGVSGLNANGTALSVIGNNIANLSTVGFKGSKATFADLISSSISGGSGSVQTGIGVALTSVQGNFSQGSLATSSNVLDLAIDGNGFFIVRDAQNATFYSRAGLFRLDRNNNVVDPTGFKLQGFLADATGTITGTIGDVALPSTTASPRATTTAFVAANLNSATALSGVRGNIVASAASTTTTAAGNNSFNINLNGDGARTITVANGLTGSALATAVQNAVRALVPNDPFKAAAYAGFTASVNASNIFTFASGMTGTTNNSTTGTGTVVVTANGGDTLGATLNMLAPTSTAGTDFLLSDPPATSNFSTSMTVFDSLGNSHLLTTYFTKVGANSWNYNTVAPVSDVVTANYHSSNIDASLGIVRVGSGTLTFGTDGTLDRESTVIRYDTGTAAGTSGTTPGELQIDFNGATPDQLLAMNFGSSVTTDGGSGLDGTTQFGSTSALVQQTQDGFAAGSLQAFSVDANGIINGRFSNGQLRALAQVVLARFPDPIGLTRTGKNTFAQSGNSGQPVTGTPDSAGLGRVLSNSLELSNVDLGESFIDMIAAQRGFQANSRVITTSDEILQELVNLKR, translated from the coding sequence ATGGGAATTCTGTCGTCATTGTTTGCCGGAGTCAGCGGGCTCAACGCCAATGGCACGGCGCTCTCCGTCATCGGCAACAACATCGCCAACCTCAGTACCGTCGGCTTCAAGGGGAGCAAGGCGACCTTCGCGGACTTGATCAGTTCGTCGATTTCAGGAGGGTCAGGTTCGGTTCAGACCGGCATCGGCGTGGCGCTGACCTCCGTGCAGGGAAACTTCTCTCAAGGATCGCTGGCGACCTCGTCCAATGTGTTGGACTTGGCCATCGACGGCAACGGCTTTTTCATCGTGAGAGATGCGCAGAATGCCACCTTCTATTCTCGCGCCGGTCTGTTCCGGCTCGACAGGAACAACAATGTGGTCGATCCGACCGGATTCAAATTGCAGGGCTTTCTCGCCGATGCCACCGGCACCATCACCGGCACGATCGGCGATGTGGCGCTGCCTTCCACCACCGCGTCGCCGCGGGCCACGACCACGGCGTTCGTCGCCGCCAACCTGAATTCAGCGACGGCGCTCAGCGGCGTGCGCGGCAACATCGTGGCGTCCGCGGCATCGACGACCACCACCGCAGCCGGGAACAATTCATTCAATATCAATCTGAACGGCGACGGGGCTCGGACGATCACCGTGGCGAACGGGTTGACCGGCTCGGCGCTTGCCACGGCAGTTCAAAACGCCGTGCGCGCGTTGGTCCCCAACGATCCGTTCAAAGCCGCTGCCTATGCGGGATTTACCGCCTCGGTCAATGCCTCAAATATCTTTACATTTGCGTCCGGCATGACGGGCACGACGAACAATTCCACGACGGGGACCGGAACGGTTGTGGTGACGGCGAACGGCGGCGATACGCTGGGCGCCACTCTCAACATGCTGGCGCCGACGTCGACCGCCGGGACGGACTTTCTGCTCTCCGACCCGCCCGCCACCTCGAATTTTTCGACCTCGATGACGGTGTTCGATTCACTCGGGAACAGTCATTTGCTGACGACGTACTTCACGAAGGTCGGCGCCAACAGCTGGAATTACAACACGGTGGCGCCTGTGAGCGACGTCGTCACGGCGAATTACCATTCGAGCAATATCGACGCCAGCTTGGGCATCGTTCGTGTAGGGTCCGGCACCTTGACGTTCGGGACGGATGGAACGTTGGATCGAGAAAGCACGGTGATTCGGTACGATACAGGGACGGCGGCCGGAACGTCCGGCACGACACCGGGAGAGCTACAGATCGACTTCAACGGCGCGACGCCGGACCAGCTGCTCGCCATGAATTTCGGTTCCAGTGTGACGACCGACGGCGGGAGCGGGCTCGATGGGACGACGCAATTCGGGTCGACGTCAGCGCTGGTGCAGCAAACACAGGATGGCTTTGCCGCCGGCTCGCTCCAAGCATTTTCCGTGGATGCGAACGGCATCATCAACGGCCGTTTTTCTAACGGTCAGCTGCGCGCGTTGGCGCAGGTGGTGCTTGCGCGTTTTCCGGATCCCATCGGGTTGACGAGGACCGGTAAAAACACCTTTGCTCAGTCTGGGAATTCCGGCCAACCGGTGACGGGAACTCCGGACAGCGCCGGACTTGGGCGGGTGTTGTCAAATTCGTTGGAATTGTCGAATGTCGACCTGGGGGAAAGCTTTATCGATATGATCGCGGCGCAGCGCGGTTTCCAGGCGAACTCGCGCGTGATCACCACGTCCGACGAAATATTACAGGAGTTGGTCAATCTGAAACGCTAG
- a CDS encoding flagellar hook assembly protein FlgD produces MIDVSTLNTAGPPATTSQTGPRQLGQDDFLKLLVTQLKSQDPLKPTDNAEFVSQLAQFSQLEQTAKQSQLLQKSLDAQSASLQFTLLPMVGRRVSIDRPLVQLENGQGSMTYALEKNAARVQISILDQQRQVVRTLDATNLQAGLNQARWDGKDSKGAVMPPGVYEYAISAVDQQGAAIVAKGRAQLMVTGVRMEEGQPRLAVGALSLDPSEIVEVQ; encoded by the coding sequence ATGATCGATGTATCGACACTCAACACGGCGGGACCCCCAGCGACAACGAGCCAAACCGGACCTCGACAATTGGGGCAGGACGATTTTCTCAAATTGCTCGTTACACAATTAAAGAGCCAGGACCCGTTAAAACCCACCGACAACGCCGAATTCGTCTCGCAACTCGCCCAATTCAGTCAGTTGGAACAGACCGCGAAGCAGTCACAGCTGCTTCAGAAGAGTCTTGATGCGCAGAGCGCCTCGTTGCAGTTCACGCTGCTGCCCATGGTCGGTCGCCGCGTCAGCATTGATCGTCCGTTGGTCCAGCTTGAGAACGGGCAAGGCTCAATGACGTACGCGCTCGAAAAGAACGCGGCTCGCGTACAGATCTCAATTCTTGATCAACAGCGGCAGGTCGTCCGAACGTTGGATGCCACCAATCTCCAGGCCGGCCTCAACCAGGCCCGATGGGACGGGAAAGACAGTAAGGGCGCCGTCATGCCGCCCGGCGTGTATGAGTATGCCATCTCCGCCGTCGATCAGCAGGGCGCGGCGATTGTCGCAAAAGGCCGCGCGCAACTCATGGTGACGGGCGTGCGCATGGAAGAGGGGCAACCACGGTTGGCCGTCGGAGCGCTCAGTCTGGATCCGTCGGAGATTGTGGAAGTGCAATAG
- a CDS encoding flagellar hook-length control protein FliK, with translation MPGVSLVLPQVPTQANIHTEGEGDISEENHDAEREAKSGDGASKSPLISPRATNSAVKVSDLPADQARPENERSAPLDRPASEPDARVIANSGDSHRAHVIKPGSHMIAEDAGPETVNRAETRPVPLESQPGVTPSQPEMMVRRVSPASVGMELPDGKPALSKSDSMMRDGGSSDRSAPAQMNWHAQSLRDAQDSGVRTQWGFQQGQHSSADGAEHFSELWGEQHSPPHDQSETKLPQPTVIDRQVSGGSPTESLVAGAHGRVISSPPPSPPTPPVVSSAPSSVPGHDAAESSARFMARSVVLDVAQPGLGHVNIRVAMANDVVHTHLSADRLEVGQFLISGQDRLQAAFQANGLDMGQFRVDIDRQSAGRSFQQDSSQEQGHTGNQRSHETKWGQNPDRQDAPRASRHGLLNVVA, from the coding sequence ATGCCGGGCGTCTCGCTGGTTCTACCTCAGGTACCGACCCAGGCGAACATTCACACCGAAGGCGAGGGGGATATATCCGAGGAGAATCACGATGCCGAGCGGGAAGCCAAGTCTGGCGATGGTGCTTCAAAGTCTCCGCTGATATCGCCTAGGGCGACGAATTCGGCCGTGAAGGTATCTGATCTGCCGGCAGACCAGGCTCGGCCTGAGAATGAACGGAGCGCTCCGCTCGATCGACCCGCTTCTGAACCAGACGCTCGGGTGATTGCCAACAGCGGCGATTCGCATAGGGCTCACGTCATCAAGCCGGGTTCCCACATGATTGCCGAGGATGCCGGTCCCGAGACGGTGAATCGTGCCGAAACTCGCCCCGTGCCTCTGGAGTCGCAGCCTGGCGTGACTCCTTCTCAGCCCGAAATGATGGTGCGTCGGGTCTCTCCTGCCTCAGTGGGGATGGAGTTACCGGACGGCAAGCCAGCTCTCTCCAAGTCGGATTCCATGATGCGCGATGGAGGCTCATCCGATCGCTCGGCTCCGGCTCAGATGAATTGGCATGCGCAATCCCTTCGCGACGCGCAGGATAGCGGAGTGAGGACGCAGTGGGGGTTCCAACAGGGGCAGCACTCGAGTGCGGATGGGGCGGAACATTTCAGCGAGCTCTGGGGTGAGCAACACAGTCCTCCACACGACCAGAGCGAGACCAAGCTCCCGCAGCCGACGGTCATTGATCGGCAAGTTTCCGGAGGATCGCCGACCGAGTCGCTGGTGGCCGGCGCTCACGGGCGTGTCATCTCCAGTCCACCGCCGTCTCCTCCCACTCCTCCTGTCGTGAGTTCGGCGCCGTCGTCCGTGCCCGGCCATGATGCGGCTGAATCGTCGGCGCGGTTCATGGCGCGATCGGTCGTGTTGGATGTGGCGCAGCCCGGCCTGGGCCATGTGAATATCCGCGTGGCTATGGCGAACGATGTGGTGCATACCCATTTGTCCGCCGACAGGCTTGAGGTGGGGCAATTCCTCATCAGCGGTCAGGATCGCCTGCAAGCGGCGTTTCAGGCAAACGGATTGGACATGGGACAATTCCGCGTGGACATCGATCGCCAGAGCGCCGGTCGCTCTTTCCAGCAGGACTCTTCTCAGGAACAAGGACACACCGGGAATCAGCGGTCGCACGAAACGAAGTGGGGGCAGAATCCTGACCGACAGGATGCCCCACGCGCATCGCGCCATGGCCTCTTGAATGTCGTGGCGTAG
- a CDS encoding type I restriction endonuclease subunit R, giving the protein MAYTDINSEDRLVQKTFADHLENRLGWDSVYAWNEESFGPDGTLGRSDTREVVLVRDLRAALVQLNPQLPAAAISDAVQKLTRHDFTRSLLQHNQEFYKFIRDGVPVNYKDTQGQLLETRARVIDFQNRVGADGKPNNRFVAVRELKLTGLRTPGYNRRADLVCFVNGLPLVFIELKAVYKNIRTGFDGNLRDYLDENVIAHAFHHNAFLVVSNGHRARYGSITTGWEHFAEWKRLDEDDRKGSVEAARLINGMLAHDRLLDLVENYILFDSSRAGATRKIIAKNHQVLGVNNAVASVRRQEELRKQFPPESRLTYRVVEIPELLAAESPGDGPGLYTQEVVEAVEQERSVRLLDIVESAHPDLGKLGVFWHTQGGGKSYSMAFFTEKVRRKISAKFTFLLMTDRNDLDSQIYRTFVGCGVGDDKTPRAATGEELKNLLQQNHRYIFSLIHKFNQDVNPHEPYSDRDDIIVISDEAHRTQAGKLARNMRLALPNAAFIGFTGTPLFKHDQLTKRIFGTYVSKYDFKRSEEDGATVKLVYENRGEKLGIARLDLNDRIADAIARAELDPDKEALLEKLLGKDYEVITSGDRLNKLAVDFVEHCATRWESGKSMLVCIDKITCGRMLKRIKRLWKLKLARVRFLILRKKAERVVLVGEGQREAAAKELAWLQGQVKWMEQTLIQMIVSEGQNEVADFKKWGISIIPHRALIKQGFETADGKRVDVESAFKNPEHPFRVAIVCAMWLTGFDVECLSTLYVDKPMKAHTLMQAIARANRVYPGKDFGLIVDYNGMLKSLRAALAQYALGHEDGDQDEIVAPIEERVKALLSAIEETEKHLRGLGFEPDRLNGAKGFTRIGAIADGADAVIGSRDEGRWRFEILARQVFIRFKALIMEPAAFAYAVRHDNIEAIYKKLEERRDTADVTELLKELHRIINEAIRAVEPGHDQVASKRFDMSTIDLEKLRDEFAKKVKRKASALEDIRQLVEKKLAQMLARNPQRMDYYKKYSEIIADYNRDKDRVTIEDTFARLVDFMSGLDAEDHRAAEEGLSEDEYAVFCLLQKENISKADREKVKLASQGLLDSLRKLIAQRERWTERAQTQAEIEVLILDSLFAALPSPPFTDAEKQDVAKQVYHHVWQQSAIGMFQPRVGFS; this is encoded by the coding sequence ATGGCCTACACCGACATTAACAGCGAAGACCGACTCGTCCAAAAGACATTCGCCGATCATCTGGAGAATCGGCTCGGCTGGGACAGTGTCTATGCGTGGAACGAAGAAAGCTTCGGACCGGATGGCACGCTAGGTCGGTCGGACACGCGCGAGGTGGTGCTCGTCCGCGATCTGCGAGCGGCGCTGGTACAGCTGAATCCGCAGTTACCTGCTGCGGCCATCTCTGATGCCGTGCAGAAGTTGACACGGCATGACTTTACGCGCTCGCTGCTTCAGCACAATCAAGAGTTCTATAAGTTTATCCGCGATGGCGTGCCGGTAAATTACAAAGATACGCAAGGCCAGCTTCTCGAGACGCGGGCGCGGGTGATTGATTTCCAGAACCGCGTCGGAGCAGATGGCAAGCCAAACAACCGGTTCGTCGCAGTGCGCGAGTTGAAACTGACCGGTCTGCGTACGCCGGGCTACAATCGCCGGGCGGATCTTGTCTGCTTTGTCAACGGGCTACCACTCGTGTTCATCGAGTTGAAGGCAGTTTATAAGAACATTCGCACTGGGTTTGATGGCAACTTACGGGATTACCTGGACGAGAACGTCATCGCCCACGCCTTTCATCACAACGCCTTTCTTGTTGTGAGCAATGGTCATCGCGCCCGTTACGGATCAATCACGACTGGGTGGGAGCATTTCGCCGAGTGGAAGCGATTAGATGAGGACGACCGGAAAGGCAGTGTAGAAGCCGCGCGGCTGATCAACGGGATGCTTGCGCACGACCGGTTGTTGGACCTCGTGGAGAATTATATCCTGTTCGACTCCAGTAGAGCCGGCGCAACGCGCAAAATCATTGCCAAGAATCATCAGGTGCTGGGCGTGAACAATGCGGTTGCGTCGGTGCGGCGACAGGAGGAATTGCGGAAGCAGTTCCCACCGGAGAGTCGGCTTACCTATCGTGTGGTGGAGATACCAGAGCTTCTGGCAGCTGAATCGCCAGGAGACGGGCCGGGGCTCTATACGCAGGAAGTCGTAGAGGCGGTGGAGCAAGAGAGGTCTGTTCGGCTGCTGGATATTGTCGAGTCGGCGCACCCAGACCTCGGCAAGTTGGGTGTGTTCTGGCACACCCAAGGCGGGGGCAAGTCGTATTCTATGGCGTTCTTCACCGAAAAGGTTCGGCGGAAGATTTCGGCCAAGTTCACCTTTCTGCTCATGACGGACCGGAATGACCTGGATAGCCAGATTTACCGGACATTCGTCGGCTGCGGCGTGGGGGATGATAAGACGCCTCGCGCAGCCACGGGCGAGGAATTGAAGAATTTACTTCAGCAGAACCACCGCTACATCTTCAGCCTGATTCACAAGTTCAATCAGGATGTGAACCCGCACGAACCCTACAGCGACCGCGACGACATCATCGTCATTTCCGACGAGGCGCACCGGACGCAGGCGGGCAAGCTTGCGCGCAACATGCGTCTCGCGTTGCCGAATGCGGCATTCATTGGCTTCACTGGCACACCGCTATTCAAGCATGACCAACTCACCAAGCGCATATTCGGCACCTACGTATCGAAATATGATTTCAAGCGCTCCGAGGAGGACGGGGCGACGGTCAAGCTGGTCTATGAAAATCGTGGCGAGAAGCTTGGAATTGCCCGGCTCGATCTCAACGACCGCATCGCTGACGCTATTGCCAGGGCTGAACTCGATCCTGACAAAGAGGCATTGCTTGAGAAGCTGCTGGGGAAGGATTACGAAGTCATTACCTCAGGCGACCGTTTGAACAAGCTGGCGGTTGATTTCGTAGAACATTGCGCGACGCGCTGGGAGTCGGGGAAGTCGATGCTGGTCTGTATCGACAAGATTACCTGCGGACGAATGCTCAAGCGTATCAAGCGTCTTTGGAAACTCAAGCTCGCTAGAGTGCGATTTTTGATTCTGCGGAAGAAAGCGGAGCGTGTGGTGCTGGTTGGAGAGGGGCAGCGAGAGGCGGCGGCCAAAGAGTTGGCCTGGTTGCAGGGCCAGGTGAAGTGGATGGAGCAAACGCTTATTCAAATGATCGTCAGCGAAGGCCAGAATGAGGTCGCTGATTTCAAGAAGTGGGGCATCAGCATCATCCCGCACCGGGCGTTGATCAAGCAGGGCTTCGAGACGGCAGACGGCAAGCGGGTGGATGTGGAGTCGGCTTTCAAGAACCCGGAGCATCCGTTCCGTGTGGCCATTGTCTGCGCCATGTGGCTGACGGGTTTTGATGTGGAATGTCTATCGACGCTCTACGTGGACAAGCCAATGAAGGCGCACACGCTCATGCAGGCCATCGCCCGCGCGAACCGCGTGTATCCCGGCAAAGACTTCGGCCTCATAGTGGACTACAACGGGATGCTCAAGAGCCTGCGCGCCGCACTCGCGCAATACGCGCTGGGGCATGAAGATGGGGACCAAGATGAGATCGTTGCCCCCATCGAGGAGCGAGTGAAGGCCTTGCTCTCCGCAATCGAGGAAACGGAGAAACATTTGCGCGGGCTGGGGTTTGAGCCGGACCGGTTGAATGGTGCGAAAGGGTTTACGCGCATTGGGGCTATCGCCGATGGGGCAGACGCAGTCATCGGCTCACGCGACGAAGGCCGTTGGCGTTTTGAGATTCTCGCGCGACAGGTATTCATCCGTTTCAAAGCACTTATCATGGAGCCGGCAGCATTCGCCTATGCGGTACGGCACGACAACATCGAGGCGATTTACAAGAAGTTGGAGGAGCGCCGTGACACGGCGGACGTGACGGAGTTGCTGAAGGAGCTCCACCGAATTATCAACGAAGCCATCCGCGCCGTCGAACCTGGCCATGACCAGGTGGCCTCGAAGCGCTTCGATATGAGCACGATTGACCTGGAGAAGTTGCGGGATGAGTTTGCCAAAAAGGTAAAGCGGAAGGCGTCGGCGCTGGAGGATATTCGTCAGTTGGTGGAGAAGAAGCTGGCGCAGATGCTCGCGCGCAATCCGCAGCGAATGGATTACTACAAGAAGTATTCCGAGATCATCGCCGACTACAATCGCGACAAAGACCGCGTGACGATAGAAGACACTTTCGCCAGGTTGGTGGACTTTATGAGCGGGCTTGATGCCGAAGACCATCGCGCTGCCGAAGAAGGTTTGAGCGAAGACGAGTACGCGGTGTTTTGTTTGTTGCAGAAGGAGAATATCAGCAAGGCCGACCGGGAGAAGGTGAAGCTCGCGAGCCAGGGGTTGCTGGATTCCTTGAGGAAGCTCATCGCCCAGCGGGAGCGGTGGACTGAAAGGGCGCAAACTCAGGCCGAGATCGAAGTGCTCATACTCGACAGCCTCTTTGCGGCGCTGCCGAGCCCGCCATTCACCGATGCTGAGAAGCAAGACGTAGCCAAACAGGTTTATCATCATGTCTGGCAGCAGAGCGCCATTGGTATGTTTCAACCTCGTGTAGGTTTTTCTTGA